A portion of the Lolium rigidum isolate FL_2022 chromosome 1, APGP_CSIRO_Lrig_0.1, whole genome shotgun sequence genome contains these proteins:
- the LOC124683281 gene encoding fructokinase-2-like, with protein MAPLGDGVAPAAAAAPGLVVSFGEMLIDFVPDVAGVSLAESGGFVKAPGGAPANVACAVSKLGGSSAFVGKFGDDEFGHMLVDILKQNGVNAEGCLFDQHARTALAFVTLKSNGEREFMFYRNPSADMLLTEAELNLDLIRRARIFHYGSISLITEPCRSAHVAAMRAAKAGGILCSYDPNVRLPLWPSEQAARDGILSIWKEADFIKVSDDEVAFLTQGDANDEKNVLSLWFEGLKLLIVTDGEKGCRYFTKDFKGSVPGYSVQTVDTTGAGDAFVGSLLLNVAKDDSIFHNEEKLREALQFSNACGAICTTKKGAIPALPTTATALELISKGSN; from the exons ATGGCGCCCCTCGGTGACGGAGTCGctcccgcggcggcggccgccccaGGCCTGGTGGTCTCCTTCGGGGAGATGCTCATCGACTTCGTGCCGGACGTGGCCGGCGTATCCCTCGCCGAGTCCGGCGGCTTCGTCAAGGCCCCCGGCGGCGCCCCCGCCAACGTCGCTTGCGCCGTCTCCAAGCTCGGCGGCTCCTCCGCCTTCGTCGGCAAG TTTGGCGACGACGAGTTCGGCCACATGCTGGTGGACATCCTGAAGCAGAACGGCGTGAACGCGGAGGGCTGCCTGTTCGACCAGCACGCGCGCACGGCCCTGGCCTTCGTCACCCTCAAGTCCAACGGCGAGCGGGAGTTCATGTTCTACCGCAACCCATCTGCCGACATGCTCCTCACCGAGGCGGAGCTGAACCTCGACCTGATCCGCCGCGCCCGCATCTTCCACTACGGCTCCATCTCGCTCATCACCGAGCCCTGCCGCTCCGCGCACGTGGCCGCCATGCGCGCCGCAAAGGCCGGCGGCATCCTCTGCTCGTACGACCCCAACGTGCGCCTGCCGCTCTGGCCCTCGGAGCAGGCTGCCCGCGACGGGATCTTGAGCATCTGGAAGGAGGCTGACTTCATCAAGGTCAGCGATGACGAGGTGGCCTTCCTGACCCAGGGTGACGCGAACGATGAGAAGAACGTCCTCTCGCTTTGGTTCGAGGGCCTCAAGCTGCTCATTGTCACCGACGGCGAGAAGGGGTGCAGGTACTTCACCAAGGACTTCAAGGGGTCGGTGCCTGGGTACTCTGTACAGACCGTCGACACCACCGGTGCCGGCGACGCCTTCGTTGGCTCGCTCCTTCTCAATGTCGCCAAGGACGACTCTATCTTCCAC AATGAGGAGAAGCTGAGGGAGGCGTTGCAGTTCTCCAACGCGTGCGGAGCCATCTGCACCACCAAGAAGGGAGCCATCCCGGCACTACCAACAACCGCCACCGCCCTGGAGCTCATCAGCAAGGGCAGCAACTAA
- the LOC124655726 gene encoding AAA-ATPase At3g28610-like, whose product MESAGSRGAVQRSAPSQSSMLYHLTNSAWMYLAPVALGVLRSFFNQHLRRPLRRFLPSLDPFVTVDVAAKPEDHSYYYGPEGGVKSSDAYGEVLAYLSLACSREARELRADGAAEGHGLVLSLREGQEVADEFKGVTLWWSAVPHPEAARRCCRLTFHERHRRLVVDEYLPYVRRTGQELAARNRPRRLYSNKKELNYHSRRDEVWSYIDFDHPTTFETLAMDPAKKQMIMDDLDDFRNSRDYYCRIGKAWKRGYLLYGPPGTGKTTMIAAMANYLNYDIYDIELTSLQTNGDLRKLFVETTGKSIIVIEDIDCSLDLTGSRASMMPQRDVVDKSHDRMVTLSGLLNFLDGLWSAHSGERIIVITTNRPEMLDPALIRPGRMDMHVEMSYCKFGAFMTLAKNYLGVDAHPLFYDVEELLQVADMTPADVAECLMMPSERTARRGVDACLARLVDELKKKREEKRAAKEKVAPE is encoded by the exons ATGGAGTCAGCCGGAAGCAGAGGAGCGGTGCAGCGATCTGCACCAAGTCAGAGCAGCATGCTGTACCACCTCACCAACTCGGCGTGGATGTACCTGGCGCCGGTGGCTCTCGGGGTGCTCAGGTCCTTCTTCAACCAGCACCTCCGGCGGCCGCTGCGGCGGTTCCTCCCGTCCCTAGACCCGTTCGTCACCGTTGACGTCGCCGCCAAGCCGGAAGACCACTCCTACTACTACGGCCCCGAGGGCGGCGTCAAGTCGAGCGACGCCTACGGGGAGGTGCTGGCTTACCTGAGCTTGGCGTGCTCGCGGGAGGCGCGGGAACTCCGCGCAGATGGCGCCGCCGAGGGCCACGGCCTCGTGCTCAGCCTCCGCGAAGGCCAGGAGGTGGCCGACGAGTTCAAGGGCGTCACCTTGTGGTGGTCGGCGGTGCCGCATCCCGAGGCGGCGAGGAGGTGCTGCCGCCTCACGTTCCACGAGCGCCACCggaggctcgtcgtcgacgagtacCTGCCCTACGTTCGCCGCACCGGACAGGAGCTCGCCGCCCGCAACCGTCCCCGCAGGCTCTACTCCAACAAGAAGGAGCTCAACTACCA TTCTAGGAGGGACGAGGTATGGAGCTACATCGACTTCGACCACCCGACCACCTTCGAGACTCTGGCCATGGACCCAGCAAAGAAGCAGATGATCATGGACGACCTCGACGACTTCCGAAACAGCAGGGACTACTACTGCCGCATCGGCAAGGCGTGGAAGCGCGGCTACCTCCTCTACGGCCCGCCGGGAACGGGCAAGACCACTATGATCGCCGCCATGGCCAACTACCTCAACTACGACATCTACGACATCGAGCTCACCTCCCTACAGACCAACGGCGACCTCCGCAAGCTCTTCGTCGAGACCACGGGCAAGTCCATCATCGTCATCGAGGACATCGACTGCTCCCTCGACCTCACCGGCAGCCGTGCCAGCATGATGCCGCAAAGAGACGTCGTCGACAAGTCACACGACAGGATGGTGACGCTGTCCGGACTGCTCAACTTCCTCGACGGGCTGTGGTCGGCGCACAGCGGCGAGCGGATCATCGTGATCACCACCAACCGCCCCGAGATGCTTGACCCGGCGCTGATCCGGCCGGGTAGGATGGACATGCACGTCGAGATGTCCTACTGCAAGTTTGGGGCGTTCATGACGCTCGCCAAGAACTACCTCGGGGTGGACGCGCACCCTCTCTTCTACGATGTGGAGGAGCTTTTGCAGGTGGCGGACATGACGCCGGCGGACGTCGCCGAGTGCCTCATGATGCCCTCCGAGCGCACCGCCCGGCGCGGCGTGGATGCCTGCCTCGCGCGCTTGgtagacgagctcaagaagaagcgcgAGGAGAAGAGAGCGGCCAAGGAGAAAGTTGCACCGGAGTAG